A window of the Bacillus solimangrovi genome harbors these coding sequences:
- a CDS encoding GMC family oxidoreductase: MTQLPHVDICIVGTGASGSTLAYYLSEAGLSVSCLDAGPFREPLQDFASDELEMEKLFWNEPRISMGKDPINLSRNNSGKGVGGSAVHYTAQMLRFHHSDFKTKSIQSVGQDWPIRYEDVAPYYDKIQKTLLFSGPAQFPWKPYGGKFPLPQHHDLGNNALKFRAGCESLGMNHTVSPLAILSAPYGNRHPCINRGFCEEGCMPDAKTTPLNSFIPLAQKNGVSIQANTRVIEVLLNNQGKIHGVRYIYNGKQFIQTANVVVLASHAIETPRLLLHSKSNLFPNGLANSSGLVGKYLMANMNDQMIVKFDEEIRMYRGNPVQALTLDPYEEGEKTGNYARGFLLNSYGSRPVRLARLFNENNEHLWGETLRNFMLDYNFYGSFAMLGEMLPSHENCIKLSDQVDEFGVPIPEVHMNYSKNDHSIRNAAKQKLTELAEASGGKSFYHLKTTAHLLGGCRMGDNTNESVVNSFGQTHDVSNLFIIGTPTFVTAPSANPTFTVYALALRSAEYILEEYRKGNLIN, translated from the coding sequence ATGACTCAACTTCCACACGTTGATATATGTATCGTCGGTACTGGAGCTTCTGGTAGCACGCTTGCCTATTATTTGAGTGAAGCAGGCTTATCCGTTAGCTGTCTAGATGCCGGTCCATTTCGTGAACCACTTCAAGACTTTGCAAGTGACGAACTAGAAATGGAGAAGCTCTTTTGGAATGAGCCACGTATAAGCATGGGGAAAGATCCGATTAATCTTTCACGTAATAATTCTGGAAAGGGAGTAGGGGGAAGTGCTGTCCACTATACTGCTCAGATGTTACGGTTTCATCATTCAGACTTCAAAACAAAATCAATACAATCTGTCGGTCAGGATTGGCCTATACGTTATGAAGATGTAGCACCATATTATGATAAAATACAGAAAACCCTACTTTTCTCGGGTCCAGCACAGTTTCCTTGGAAGCCCTATGGAGGAAAATTCCCTCTTCCTCAGCATCATGACTTAGGTAATAACGCTCTAAAATTTCGTGCTGGATGTGAAAGTCTAGGTATGAACCATACTGTCTCACCACTGGCGATTTTATCTGCTCCATATGGAAATCGCCACCCTTGTATTAACCGTGGCTTTTGTGAAGAAGGTTGTATGCCCGACGCTAAAACAACACCACTTAATTCATTTATCCCTCTTGCACAAAAAAATGGTGTTTCTATTCAAGCTAATACAAGAGTTATTGAAGTATTACTTAATAATCAAGGTAAAATACACGGAGTTCGTTATATATACAATGGTAAGCAATTCATACAGACTGCGAATGTTGTCGTTCTAGCGAGCCATGCGATTGAAACGCCGAGACTACTGCTTCATTCAAAAAGCAACCTTTTTCCGAACGGGTTAGCTAATTCATCAGGACTTGTTGGCAAGTATTTAATGGCAAATATGAATGACCAAATGATTGTTAAGTTCGACGAAGAAATTCGTATGTATCGTGGAAATCCAGTTCAAGCACTCACACTTGATCCATACGAAGAAGGAGAAAAAACGGGAAATTATGCACGTGGTTTTCTCTTAAACTCGTACGGTTCACGACCTGTTCGTCTTGCACGCCTTTTCAACGAAAACAATGAACATTTATGGGGAGAAACGTTGCGTAATTTTATGCTTGATTACAACTTCTATGGATCTTTCGCAATGCTCGGTGAGATGTTACCCTCTCATGAAAATTGTATAAAGTTATCCGATCAAGTAGATGAATTTGGTGTGCCAATTCCTGAAGTACATATGAATTATTCTAAAAATGATCATTCAATACGCAATGCAGCAAAACAGAAGTTAACAGAACTTGCAGAAGCTTCAGGTGGAAAATCATTTTATCATCTAAAAACTACAGCACATTTATTAGGTGGTTGTCGTATGGGAGATAACACCAATGAATCTGTAGTCAATAGCTTTGGACAAACACACGATGTGAGCAACTTATTTATAATCGGAACACCTACATTTGTAACAGCACCAAGTGCAAACCCAACATTTACAGTTTATGCACTTGCACTAAGAAGTGCAGAATATATTTTAGAAGAATACCGTAAAGGAAATTTAATTAACTAA
- a CDS encoding gluconate 2-dehydrogenase subunit 3 family protein, producing the protein MDDLKKTYYPHYNVLKHKDEWDEHTRQVIQERFKPKHSSYFSTMEREILTDLSHHIFPSHLGEISIHIIDIFDERCSKGSIRGYRPGTTLPKTTVIDTGLKHIDEECILLHQLPFIQLEKEQQQKLITQWFVGDTTNNVWKAVTSVEFFKTLTAELIPIVYSDPSIWSHIGFGGPAFPHGYYAFGPKQFDNSEAPLHDSTSTR; encoded by the coding sequence ATGGACGACCTTAAGAAAACTTATTACCCACATTACAACGTGTTAAAGCATAAAGATGAGTGGGATGAGCATACTCGACAAGTTATCCAAGAACGTTTTAAGCCAAAACATTCAAGTTATTTCAGCACGATGGAACGTGAGATCCTTACTGATCTATCTCATCACATCTTTCCATCTCATCTCGGTGAAATTTCAATTCATATCATCGATATCTTTGATGAACGATGTTCAAAAGGATCCATTCGTGGCTATCGCCCTGGAACTACGCTTCCCAAGACAACTGTAATTGACACTGGATTAAAACATATTGATGAAGAGTGTATTTTGTTACACCAGTTACCCTTTATTCAATTAGAGAAAGAACAGCAACAAAAACTTATTACACAATGGTTTGTTGGTGATACAACTAATAACGTTTGGAAGGCAGTAACATCTGTGGAATTTTTCAAAACGTTAACCGCTGAGTTAATTCCAATCGTCTATTCCGATCCTTCGATATGGTCACATATTGGTTTCGGCGGACCTGCATTTCCACATGGCTATTATGCATTTGGACCAAAGCAATTTGACAATTCGGAGGCACCTCTTCATGACTCAACTTCCACACGTTGA
- a CDS encoding CBS domain-containing protein: MNQSIRNLMSSNVVTIDAQQSVQEAAQLMSQHNIGVLPVTQNGQVCGMITDRDITLRDTAKGQGGNEPVSQVMTNNVVQATPDMDVNQVSQLMSQNQIRRIPVVENGQVVGMFSLGDMATNEQTDHQAEETLTNISKPSEPNH, encoded by the coding sequence ATGAACCAATCGATCCGAAATCTTATGAGCTCCAATGTTGTTACAATTGATGCACAACAATCCGTGCAAGAAGCAGCACAGCTAATGAGCCAACATAACATTGGTGTGTTACCTGTAACACAAAATGGTCAAGTTTGTGGGATGATCACAGATCGTGATATTACGTTACGTGACACTGCAAAAGGTCAAGGTGGGAATGAACCGGTATCCCAAGTTATGACGAATAATGTAGTACAAGCGACACCAGACATGGATGTTAACCAAGTGTCACAATTAATGTCACAAAACCAAATTCGTAGAATTCCTGTCGTTGAAAACGGTCAGGTTGTCGGTATGTTCTCGCTAGGTGATATGGCAACGAATGAACAAACTGATCATCAAGCAGAAGAAACGCTTACGAATATTTCGAAACCATCTGAGCCTAATCATTAA
- a CDS encoding glycerol-3-phosphate responsive antiterminator, with the protein MSFQNQTILPSVRNMKEFDQLLSSDYEYLVLLDSHVGQVKNIVETAKKYNKKMFLHVDLIQGLKNDEFATEYLCQHVKPAGLISTRANVIMTAKKKGVYAVQRLFLLDTNALEKSYRLIEKTQPDFIEVMPGIIPHMIAEVKERTNIQIFAGGLIRSQEEVNAALASGAIAVTTSMQDFWK; encoded by the coding sequence TTGTCGTTTCAAAACCAAACAATTTTACCATCTGTACGAAATATGAAAGAGTTTGATCAATTATTAAGTAGTGATTATGAATATTTAGTGTTACTTGATAGCCATGTTGGCCAAGTGAAGAACATTGTTGAAACTGCTAAAAAGTATAATAAAAAAATGTTTTTACATGTAGACTTAATTCAAGGATTGAAAAATGATGAATTTGCAACGGAATACTTATGTCAGCATGTGAAGCCAGCTGGTCTTATTTCAACTAGGGCTAATGTGATTATGACTGCAAAGAAGAAGGGTGTCTATGCAGTACAACGACTGTTTCTACTTGATACGAATGCGCTAGAAAAAAGTTATCGACTAATTGAAAAAACACAACCTGATTTTATTGAAGTTATGCCAGGAATTATTCCTCATATGATTGCTGAGGTTAAGGAACGAACGAACATTCAAATTTTTGCGGGTGGTTTAATTCGCTCACAGGAGGAAGTAAATGCTGCATTAGCATCAGGTGCCATTGCAGTTACAACTTCAATGCAAGATTTTTGGAAGTAA